One genomic window of Methanosarcina acetivorans C2A includes the following:
- a CDS encoding CHAD domain-containing protein gives MEIESKFLVPEEIDFKALENLSKLASYTISEAQIQVIEDTFLDTKNKDIMAAGYYLRVRKAAGEKGKWVTIKSLGGFEGGTHRREEYASFLPEGLSVLECPSLRIRDMIFDFTSGLDLTPLITLKQKRIIRQLNLEKKLVAEIYLDRVNLKSESRKKFYNEFEVELKSEGTVKDLEAVRDFLLDNYNLEESRFSKFERAYLFRENLPEKTFLNMRERAVCAQLANHKNVYGKQAKILLLLDRGSSPSEISLLIKIPEPEVEALLSRFEKERLSIFPFTGAKEKIPGKNPIFYFQSERGSPVKGWTEIGYKEWTPETLLKFYGVDREKAENIKAGTLALFDGLSAYHGLGKEEKELLSFSALLHGIGSSVSRGEEALMNREILLTHPVKGLKLSELRMLALITELQSPEISEKKLPAALEENNTGLSPAFQNKTLILAAFLRIANLSETGAQDFFPCRFRQLEGTVEIELTGLDAEKTAKKAEKRSELWEYLFSTKLRFTQAREPPVSGDSEKTLEKTREKIEEKVEEKAEEKAEKKTEKKKRKESQKFTVSPEDSMAFVAHRIFAYQFSQMLAHEKGTRKGEDIEELHDMRVAVRRTRAAATVFNKYLESEKLEPHLKGLKRTLGALGGVRDLDVFREKAETYLETLPTGHEHDLDLLFVTLTEEREKARENMLEYLDSEKYSRIKKDFSEFLEFPETWAFPTTTKKHDALPHRVKDVLPSILYARLADISAYSEWVEGPYVSVERLHRLRIAAKGLRYTLEFFESVLGKEVGSLIKDFKVLQDHLGDLHDAVVATDMLGFYLKTGTWNPSESEEVPNETQVSESSGVEAYLAYREEELLTLLNTFPDAWEKVRAGDFRKRIESVIRSLYESL, from the coding sequence ATGGAAATAGAGTCAAAATTTCTGGTACCGGAAGAAATTGATTTTAAAGCTCTTGAAAATCTCTCCAAGCTTGCTTCATATACTATTTCGGAGGCCCAGATACAGGTCATCGAGGACACTTTTCTTGATACAAAAAATAAGGATATTATGGCTGCCGGGTATTATCTGAGAGTGAGAAAAGCCGCCGGAGAAAAAGGGAAATGGGTTACAATCAAAAGCCTGGGAGGCTTTGAAGGCGGGACCCACAGGAGAGAAGAATACGCCAGTTTCCTGCCCGAAGGGCTTTCCGTGCTTGAATGTCCCTCTCTCCGGATAAGAGATATGATTTTTGATTTTACCTCAGGGCTTGACCTGACTCCACTTATTACTCTCAAACAGAAAAGGATAATTCGCCAGCTAAATCTGGAAAAAAAGTTGGTAGCTGAAATCTATCTGGACAGAGTGAACCTCAAAAGCGAAAGCAGGAAAAAATTCTACAATGAGTTTGAGGTGGAACTTAAAAGCGAAGGGACTGTTAAAGACCTAGAAGCTGTCCGGGATTTCCTCCTCGACAACTATAACCTTGAAGAGAGCCGTTTTTCAAAGTTTGAAAGGGCTTATCTTTTCAGGGAAAATCTTCCGGAAAAAACCTTCCTGAATATGCGAGAAAGAGCTGTCTGTGCACAGCTGGCAAACCACAAAAACGTCTACGGCAAACAGGCTAAAATCCTTCTTTTACTTGATAGGGGGAGCAGCCCTTCAGAAATCAGCCTTCTGATCAAAATCCCCGAACCCGAGGTCGAAGCTCTGCTCTCTCGGTTTGAAAAAGAAAGGCTTTCAATCTTTCCTTTTACAGGAGCTAAAGAAAAAATTCCCGGAAAAAATCCGATATTTTATTTTCAATCAGAAAGAGGAAGTCCGGTGAAGGGCTGGACAGAAATAGGTTATAAGGAGTGGACTCCTGAGACCCTCTTAAAGTTCTATGGGGTTGACAGAGAAAAGGCAGAAAATATAAAGGCAGGAACTTTAGCCCTCTTTGACGGGCTTTCTGCCTACCATGGGCTCGGAAAGGAGGAAAAGGAGCTTCTCAGCTTTTCAGCTCTCCTGCATGGCATCGGAAGTTCAGTATCCAGAGGAGAAGAAGCCTTAATGAATAGGGAAATCCTCCTTACCCATCCGGTTAAAGGCCTGAAACTAAGCGAATTGCGAATGCTTGCCCTTATCACGGAACTCCAGAGCCCTGAAATAAGTGAAAAAAAGCTTCCTGCAGCCCTTGAAGAAAATAATACGGGTCTTTCTCCGGCTTTTCAGAATAAAACCCTCATTCTTGCAGCTTTTCTCCGGATCGCAAACCTTTCCGAAACAGGAGCTCAGGATTTTTTCCCCTGCAGATTCAGGCAGCTTGAAGGAACCGTTGAAATAGAACTTACGGGACTTGATGCGGAAAAAACTGCAAAAAAAGCGGAAAAAAGAAGTGAACTCTGGGAATATCTCTTCAGCACCAAACTCCGGTTTACGCAGGCAAGGGAACCACCGGTATCAGGAGACTCGGAAAAAACTCTGGAAAAAACCCGGGAGAAAATTGAAGAAAAAGTTGAAGAGAAAGCTGAAGAAAAAGCAGAGAAAAAGACTGAAAAGAAAAAAAGAAAAGAATCTCAGAAATTCACGGTCAGCCCGGAAGATTCCATGGCTTTTGTTGCGCACAGGATCTTTGCATACCAGTTTTCCCAGATGCTCGCCCATGAAAAAGGTACCCGAAAAGGGGAAGACATCGAAGAGCTCCACGACATGCGCGTTGCAGTCCGCAGGACGAGGGCAGCAGCAACAGTATTTAATAAATATCTGGAATCCGAAAAACTGGAACCTCACCTTAAAGGGCTCAAAAGAACACTTGGAGCTCTCGGAGGAGTCCGGGATTTGGACGTTTTCCGGGAAAAAGCCGAAACTTATCTGGAAACCCTACCTACCGGACACGAACACGACCTTGACCTCCTTTTTGTCACGCTTACAGAGGAGAGAGAAAAAGCCCGGGAAAACATGCTTGAGTACCTTGACAGTGAAAAGTACAGCCGTATTAAGAAAGACTTCTCGGAATTTCTGGAGTTTCCGGAAACCTGGGCTTTTCCCACAACTACGAAGAAACATGACGCTCTGCCGCACAGGGTAAAAGATGTGCTCCCTTCGATCCTCTATGCCCGTTTAGCCGACATAAGTGCCTACTCCGAATGGGTGGAAGGGCCCTATGTTTCGGTTGAAAGGCTGCACAGGCTAAGGATTGCAGCCAAAGGGCTGCGTTATACTCTGGAGTTCTTTGAAAGCGTGCTCGGAAAAGAAGTCGGATCCTTAATCAAAGATTTCAAAGTTTTGCAGGACCACCTGGGAGACCTGCATGATGCAGTCGTTGCAACCGATATGCTGGGTTTTTACCTGAAGACAGGGACCTGGAACCCTTCGGAAAGTGAAGAAGTGCCGAACGAAACGCAGGTTTCCGAAAGCTCGGGAGTGGAAGCTTACCTTGCATATAGGGAAGAAGAACTTCTGACCCTTCTCAACACTTTTCCGGATGCCTGGGAAAAAGTCCGGGCGGGAGATTTCAGAAAGAGAATTGAAAGTGTGATTAGAAGCCTGTATGAAAGCCTCTGA
- the ppk1 gene encoding polyphosphate kinase 1 encodes MERNFPIQCADFDRLVTDSVEGIRVEVSGMTDLSNPCLYADREYSWLQFNDRVLEEALDERNPLLERVKFLSIFGSNLDEFFMVRVSGVQKRIAEGAKEDQADELAQEQLQVIREELLKQLPVNDSCWNEMLEPALRERGIKVLNYFELSGEDREKLRDYFERNIFPLLTPLGFDSGHPFPHISNLSLNLAVLIDDPDYGERFARVKIPPMFARLIVVPEEGQEKISSSFEELKSGRFVWLEQLIAANLDLLFPGQRILGAYPFRITRDADLGFDEDGDKDLLTAVKQRVGRNYFGPAVRLETDDTMPERVSEILLKNLELTSPLMFRSAAPLGLSSLMKLTQINRPELKYKPFKPRKHSLMADKENIFSALKKQDILLYHPYDSFESVVDLVEEAADDPDVLAIKMTLYRVDDNSRIIQALMKAADRNKQVAVLVELKARFDEENNIGWAKELERKGVHVAYGFPGRKTHAKMCLIVRAEKEGIKYYVHMGTGNYNAVTGRLYTDFGYLTSDPFIGKDISDLFNALTGYSRKDHYIKLLVAPQNMRHQILERIRREIDMQEKFGNGHLIFKMNSLVDYQCIRELYRASRVGVKVDLIVRGICCLRPGIYGLSENIRVTSIVGRFLEHSRAYYFRNGGKEEIFMGSADLMPRNLDNRVEVLFPVSSDYIPILRDAILGTHMKDNIKARLLLPNGRTERIYPQPEEEELDSQLWMLENRGVWELKTEKS; translated from the coding sequence ATGGAGCGGAACTTCCCAATTCAGTGTGCAGATTTTGATAGATTGGTTACGGATAGTGTTGAGGGGATCCGGGTTGAAGTATCAGGCATGACTGACCTGAGCAACCCATGCCTTTATGCGGACAGGGAATACAGCTGGCTCCAGTTCAATGACCGGGTACTCGAAGAAGCTCTGGATGAACGTAATCCCCTGCTTGAGAGAGTTAAATTTCTTTCCATCTTCGGGAGCAATCTTGATGAGTTTTTCATGGTCAGGGTCTCCGGAGTCCAGAAACGTATTGCTGAAGGGGCAAAAGAAGACCAGGCAGATGAACTGGCCCAGGAACAGCTGCAGGTAATCCGGGAAGAACTTCTAAAGCAGCTTCCCGTAAACGACAGTTGCTGGAACGAAATGCTCGAACCGGCTCTGAGGGAAAGGGGAATTAAAGTCCTTAACTACTTTGAGCTTTCCGGAGAAGACAGAGAAAAACTCAGGGACTACTTCGAAAGAAATATTTTTCCATTACTTACTCCCCTCGGTTTCGATTCGGGGCATCCTTTCCCCCATATATCAAACCTCAGTCTCAACCTTGCCGTACTTATTGATGACCCTGACTACGGGGAACGTTTTGCCAGGGTTAAGATCCCTCCAATGTTTGCAAGGCTTATTGTTGTCCCTGAAGAAGGTCAGGAAAAAATAAGTTCCAGTTTTGAAGAACTGAAATCAGGACGTTTTGTGTGGCTCGAACAGCTGATTGCTGCAAACCTCGATTTGCTGTTCCCCGGGCAGCGTATCCTCGGAGCCTATCCTTTCAGGATCACCCGGGATGCTGACTTAGGCTTTGACGAAGATGGGGACAAGGACCTCCTGACCGCTGTTAAGCAGAGGGTGGGGAGAAACTACTTCGGGCCTGCTGTTCGGCTTGAGACCGACGATACCATGCCTGAAAGGGTTTCTGAGATTCTCCTTAAAAATCTGGAGCTGACTTCTCCTCTTATGTTCAGGTCAGCGGCGCCTCTGGGCCTCTCAAGCCTCATGAAGCTTACTCAAATTAACCGCCCTGAGCTTAAATATAAGCCTTTTAAGCCAAGAAAACATTCCCTTATGGCTGATAAAGAAAACATTTTTTCAGCCCTGAAAAAGCAGGATATCCTGCTCTATCACCCTTACGACAGTTTTGAATCGGTAGTCGATCTGGTCGAAGAAGCCGCTGATGACCCGGATGTCCTGGCAATTAAAATGACTCTGTACAGGGTAGACGACAACTCCAGGATTATCCAGGCTCTCATGAAAGCCGCGGACCGGAACAAGCAGGTTGCAGTCCTTGTCGAACTTAAAGCCCGCTTTGACGAAGAGAATAACATTGGCTGGGCAAAGGAACTCGAGCGCAAAGGCGTTCACGTAGCCTATGGTTTTCCGGGGCGTAAAACCCATGCCAAGATGTGCCTTATTGTAAGAGCCGAAAAAGAGGGCATTAAATATTATGTGCATATGGGCACTGGAAACTATAATGCCGTCACCGGAAGACTCTATACAGACTTCGGCTATCTTACAAGTGACCCCTTCATAGGCAAAGATATCTCTGACCTTTTCAATGCCCTCACAGGCTATTCAAGGAAGGATCATTACATCAAGCTCCTTGTAGCGCCCCAGAACATGAGGCATCAGATCCTCGAACGCATCAGGCGCGAGATTGACATGCAAGAAAAATTCGGAAACGGACACCTGATCTTCAAGATGAACTCCCTTGTGGACTACCAGTGCATCCGGGAACTCTACAGGGCTTCACGGGTTGGAGTAAAGGTAGATCTCATTGTCAGGGGCATCTGCTGCCTCAGGCCCGGAATCTACGGACTGAGCGAAAATATCAGGGTCACCTCAATAGTCGGGCGTTTTCTTGAGCATTCAAGGGCATACTATTTCAGGAACGGCGGAAAAGAAGAGATCTTCATGGGTAGTGCAGACCTTATGCCCCGAAATCTCGACAATCGGGTCGAAGTCCTCTTTCCCGTTTCTTCGGATTACATCCCTATTCTGCGCGATGCTATTCTCGGGACCCACATGAAGGATAACATAAAAGCTCGCCTTCTCCTCCCCAACGGCAGAACTGAAAGGATCTACCCGCAGCCTGAAGAAGAAGAACTGGACTCCCAGCTCTGGATGCTTGAGAATAGAGGCGTCTGGGAGCTTAAAACGGAAAAGAGCTGA
- a CDS encoding endonuclease MutS2: protein MMSGQSISGLQELNGIGERVACRLVEHFGSEEAALQAILEGDIASLSEVNGVSHTFALSLARDFRARVEGCAISDFLKTKEALDLYSRLLELIKTFAHTAHARDKLDLFYPFPASRMDLIQERRAFVGEYLELGDVLSADKEFLDLLSSVKKLRPVPGSLRVRDRVILSGDRKTLDEAKERFQAFLPVQAVESFSEFVDLARGYSNVIIFDDTYLAFDLPEGLEPEFFQDPSKAEFWQILPEVELAFFARNLDCILACLDITSTLRVLGFDFFEELSDEELETLKTALLKVGDDGKPVEGFDPELDRLEAALQNLDPVLTSVLNEANQRMNRTLEASSLTLSGQELIKLVSGGMEIKDLLAKELHRVYTGEIEAVKEELAEKLDFQKQEKLLLDSLFSDEIAYPLRAEQAQLQLLRQKLNMSFEKVRLARKRELAKVLSSFRRPVERLVREVLDFDLGFSIACFASRFRLKMPEPISEAGIGFEEGENLFLKARYGKIDPVSYSVGKTRFSPEGFENRVVLLSGVNSGGKTSLLELLAQCVVLGYMGFPVPAKELELGSVEEFYYFGKSKGTLDAGAFETTLKQFSVLSEASGKLVLADELESITEPGASARIIAGILEYLTRSEESLGVFVSHLSELILENTGTDIRVDGIEAEGLDSRLELIVNRNPIYNRVARSTPELIVERLLRKTTGKEQEFYAHLKNKFKN from the coding sequence ATGATGTCAGGGCAAAGTATCTCAGGCTTACAGGAACTTAATGGAATAGGAGAGCGAGTAGCCTGCAGGCTTGTCGAGCACTTCGGAAGTGAGGAGGCAGCTCTCCAGGCGATCCTTGAAGGGGACATAGCTTCGCTTTCCGAGGTCAATGGGGTCAGCCATACCTTTGCTCTTTCTCTTGCCAGGGACTTCAGGGCCAGGGTTGAAGGCTGTGCAATTTCCGATTTTCTGAAGACAAAAGAAGCCCTTGACCTCTACTCCCGCCTGCTCGAGCTGATAAAAACCTTTGCTCATACGGCGCATGCAAGGGACAAGCTGGACCTTTTTTATCCGTTCCCTGCATCCCGCATGGACCTTATTCAGGAAAGACGGGCTTTTGTAGGGGAGTATCTGGAGCTTGGCGATGTTCTCTCTGCAGATAAAGAGTTCCTGGACCTCCTTTCCAGCGTGAAAAAGCTCAGGCCGGTCCCGGGGAGCCTGAGGGTAAGGGACAGGGTCATTCTTTCCGGAGACCGGAAAACTCTGGATGAAGCAAAGGAAAGGTTCCAGGCATTTTTGCCTGTTCAGGCGGTGGAGAGCTTTTCCGAGTTCGTGGACCTCGCAAGAGGCTACTCGAATGTGATTATTTTTGACGATACTTATCTTGCTTTTGACCTGCCTGAAGGGCTTGAACCCGAGTTTTTCCAGGACCCTTCAAAAGCGGAATTCTGGCAGATCCTTCCCGAAGTAGAGCTGGCTTTTTTTGCAAGGAACCTGGACTGCATTCTTGCCTGCCTGGATATCACATCAACCCTGCGGGTTCTTGGCTTTGATTTCTTTGAGGAACTCTCTGATGAGGAGCTTGAGACTCTCAAAACAGCCCTTCTGAAAGTGGGAGATGACGGAAAGCCTGTTGAAGGGTTTGACCCCGAACTTGACAGGCTCGAAGCTGCCCTGCAAAACCTTGATCCTGTGCTGACCTCCGTTTTAAATGAGGCAAACCAGCGCATGAACCGAACACTTGAAGCAAGTTCTCTTACCCTGAGCGGGCAGGAACTCATCAAGCTTGTGAGCGGGGGAATGGAAATTAAAGACCTGCTTGCAAAAGAACTCCACAGGGTCTATACAGGCGAGATCGAAGCTGTAAAAGAGGAACTTGCAGAAAAGCTCGATTTCCAGAAACAGGAAAAACTGCTGCTTGACTCTCTCTTCTCCGATGAAATCGCCTATCCTCTCAGGGCCGAACAGGCTCAGCTGCAGCTTCTCAGGCAAAAGCTGAACATGTCCTTTGAAAAAGTAAGGCTTGCCCGCAAAAGGGAGCTTGCAAAAGTTCTCTCAAGCTTCCGCCGGCCTGTAGAAAGGCTTGTCAGGGAGGTCCTCGACTTTGACCTGGGTTTTTCCATAGCCTGCTTTGCCTCCCGGTTCAGGCTGAAAATGCCGGAGCCAATCTCTGAAGCCGGAATCGGCTTTGAAGAAGGAGAAAACCTTTTCCTGAAAGCCAGGTACGGAAAAATCGACCCTGTCAGTTATTCCGTCGGAAAAACTCGTTTTTCTCCGGAAGGGTTTGAAAACAGGGTTGTACTTTTGAGCGGAGTAAACTCCGGGGGCAAGACCTCCTTACTTGAACTCCTTGCCCAGTGTGTGGTTCTGGGGTACATGGGCTTTCCTGTCCCTGCAAAAGAACTTGAGCTGGGTTCTGTAGAAGAATTCTATTATTTCGGAAAATCAAAAGGAACACTTGATGCAGGAGCCTTTGAAACCACCCTCAAGCAGTTTTCCGTGCTTTCCGAAGCTTCCGGGAAACTCGTGCTTGCCGATGAGCTGGAATCAATTACCGAACCCGGAGCTTCAGCCCGGATCATAGCAGGAATCCTTGAATACCTTACCCGAAGCGAAGAGAGCCTTGGGGTTTTTGTTTCCCACCTTTCGGAACTGATCCTTGAAAATACCGGGACAGATATCAGAGTGGACGGAATAGAAGCCGAGGGGCTGGACTCCCGCCTGGAGCTGATCGTAAACCGAAATCCGATATACAATCGCGTGGCAAGAAGCACCCCGGAACTTATTGTAGAAAGGCTGCTGAGAAAGACAACGGGAAAAGAGCAGGAGTTCTATGCCCATTTAAAGAATAAGTTTAAAAATTAA
- a CDS encoding ORC1-type DNA replication protein — translation MTGNDILLWDETLFKDLSVLEPDYLPEYFPHRDSQLNALRFALRPSLRGMRPLNCLLVGPPGTGKTSAVMKVFREVEVHAPGVVAVKVNCQIDSTRFAVISRIYRQLFGISPPNSGIAFRKLFETVVNFLVSSEKVLIVALDDLNYLCCEGHANEVMYSLLRAHEQYPGAKIGVIGIVNDASDLYCLDSRVNSVFLPEEISFLRYGEAEILDILKDRVKYGFYPKVISDDVLELVVSYVEKTGDLRVGIDLLRRSGFNAERRGSRTISSGDVEKAYEASKLLHLCRGISLLSDSEKQLLELIAKADDVKAGELYKSFHELTQLGYTRFYGMVNRLQTLNYVDADFTGKGKRGRTRIIKAKYEAEDILNCLKKG, via the coding sequence TTGACAGGCAATGATATTCTACTCTGGGACGAAACCCTATTTAAGGACCTTTCGGTGCTTGAGCCGGATTATCTCCCGGAATATTTTCCCCACAGGGACTCACAGTTAAATGCGCTCAGGTTTGCGCTCAGACCGTCCCTGCGCGGCATGAGGCCTTTGAATTGTCTGCTGGTCGGCCCCCCGGGGACTGGAAAGACAAGTGCCGTTATGAAGGTTTTCAGGGAGGTTGAAGTTCATGCTCCCGGGGTTGTAGCTGTAAAGGTCAACTGCCAGATCGATTCCACACGTTTTGCCGTAATTTCCAGGATTTACAGACAGCTATTCGGGATCTCCCCTCCGAATTCCGGGATTGCTTTTCGGAAACTCTTCGAAACCGTTGTAAATTTCCTGGTCTCTTCGGAAAAAGTCCTGATTGTAGCCCTGGACGATCTTAATTATCTTTGCTGTGAAGGGCATGCCAATGAAGTAATGTACTCCCTGCTCAGGGCTCACGAGCAGTATCCTGGAGCAAAGATAGGGGTTATCGGGATCGTAAACGATGCATCTGACCTTTATTGCTTGGATTCAAGGGTCAACTCTGTTTTCCTGCCTGAAGAAATCTCCTTCCTGCGGTATGGGGAGGCAGAGATTCTGGATATCCTTAAAGACAGGGTTAAATACGGTTTTTACCCGAAAGTAATTTCTGACGACGTACTGGAACTTGTTGTTTCGTATGTGGAAAAGACAGGCGACCTGAGGGTCGGGATAGACCTTCTAAGGCGTTCGGGTTTCAATGCCGAGCGCAGGGGAAGCCGCACGATCTCATCCGGGGATGTGGAAAAAGCCTACGAAGCTTCCAAACTTCTCCACCTGTGCAGGGGCATAAGCCTCCTTTCGGACTCTGAAAAACAGCTGCTTGAACTGATAGCAAAGGCAGATGATGTTAAGGCCGGAGAACTCTACAAATCTTTCCACGAACTGACCCAGCTCGGATACACCCGTTTTTACGGCATGGTCAACAGACTCCAGACGCTTAACTATGTGGATGCCGACTTTACTGGCAAGGGCAAGCGAGGCAGGACACGGATAATAAAAGCAAAGTATGAAGCTGAAGATATCCTTAACTGCCTTAAAAAAGGCTGA
- a CDS encoding Ppx/GppA phosphatase family protein gives MEPEKISEGRVVAFIDIGTNSVRLLLVRINPNGSYQPLTKQKETVRLGEKEFIDRILQPQAMERAAVVCKKFVELARAYGAEEVIAVATSATRDASNKVQFLEMLKKEAYLEVCPISGIEEARLIYLGVSSGLRLGYSKALFIDIGGGSTEVSIGDQNQHYFLHSFNLGAIRLTNMFLPDETGPVSEERYEQIKAYIRRKSANIIKELSRYRIGCAVGSSGTIENLAKIAFVYLRKAGHESFEKLEYEDLKKIVRAMCALPLEERRKFPGINAQRADIILAGSAIIETLMEELELPEITVSKRGLREGLLVDYISKSEFSYMVTQMSVRKRSIMQLGLACNFDEEHAHIVTRLALELFDSIQALGVHEFKESERELLEYGATLHDIGTFLSYDTHQAHAYHLIRESSLPGFQPEEIEIIANLAYFHRKNTPKKKHPNLEGLSKEAVKSVRLLSALLRIAEGLDRSHTGIISHVRFYIASTDSLVLEMHAREECQLEIWEVEKQKKYFKKMFGYNLQSKVLIEQAAGAPLIFEGSAEVEKVPRE, from the coding sequence ATGGAACCCGAGAAAATTTCCGAAGGCAGGGTTGTTGCATTTATTGATATAGGAACTAACTCGGTCCGGCTTCTTCTGGTCCGGATCAATCCTAACGGGTCTTATCAGCCTCTGACCAAACAGAAGGAAACGGTTAGGCTCGGGGAAAAAGAGTTCATTGACAGGATTCTGCAGCCGCAAGCAATGGAAAGAGCTGCTGTTGTTTGCAAAAAATTCGTGGAACTTGCTAGGGCCTACGGTGCAGAAGAGGTTATAGCTGTGGCTACCTCGGCTACCCGGGATGCAAGCAACAAAGTCCAGTTCCTCGAAATGTTGAAAAAAGAAGCATACCTCGAAGTCTGCCCTATTTCCGGAATCGAAGAAGCACGGCTGATTTACTTGGGGGTCTCAAGCGGGCTCCGGCTCGGATATTCAAAAGCTCTTTTCATTGATATCGGGGGTGGGAGCACTGAAGTGTCGATAGGAGATCAGAATCAGCATTATTTTCTTCATTCTTTTAATCTCGGGGCAATCCGCCTGACAAACATGTTCCTTCCGGACGAAACAGGTCCGGTGTCCGAGGAGCGTTATGAGCAGATCAAGGCATACATCAGGCGCAAGAGTGCGAATATAATAAAGGAGTTATCCAGATACAGGATAGGGTGTGCGGTTGGAAGCTCAGGCACTATCGAAAATCTTGCAAAAATAGCTTTTGTTTACCTGCGTAAGGCAGGCCATGAAAGTTTTGAGAAACTTGAGTACGAAGACCTGAAGAAAATTGTCAGGGCAATGTGCGCTTTGCCGCTTGAAGAAAGGCGTAAATTCCCTGGGATAAACGCCCAGAGGGCAGACATAATTCTTGCAGGCTCCGCAATCATCGAAACTCTTATGGAAGAGCTTGAACTTCCAGAGATAACGGTCAGCAAGCGAGGGCTCAGGGAAGGACTGCTTGTGGACTATATCTCAAAGAGCGAGTTCTCTTACATGGTCACGCAGATGTCGGTAAGAAAACGCAGTATCATGCAGCTCGGACTTGCCTGCAACTTTGACGAGGAACACGCCCATATCGTTACCAGGCTTGCCCTCGAACTCTTTGACAGTATCCAGGCCCTTGGGGTCCATGAGTTTAAGGAGAGTGAGAGGGAGCTTCTCGAATACGGTGCAACCCTGCATGACATAGGGACGTTTCTCTCATACGATACCCACCAGGCACATGCCTATCACCTCATAAGGGAAAGCAGCCTCCCCGGTTTCCAGCCTGAGGAAATAGAAATTATCGCAAATCTTGCGTATTTTCACAGGAAAAACACCCCTAAAAAGAAGCATCCAAATCTTGAAGGGCTCAGCAAAGAAGCCGTAAAAAGCGTCAGACTGCTCAGTGCCCTGCTCCGTATAGCTGAAGGGCTTGACCGTTCCCATACAGGAATTATCTCCCACGTCCGTTTCTATATCGCCTCAACCGACAGCCTTGTGCTTGAGATGCATGCCCGGGAGGAGTGCCAGCTCGAAATCTGGGAGGTCGAGAAACAGAAGAAGTATTTTAAAAAGATGTTTGGGTATAACCTTCAGTCCAAAGTTCTTATAGAACAGGCCGCAGGCGCCCCTTTAATTTTTGAGGGCAGCGCTGAGGTCGAGAAAGTCCCTCGGGAATGA